From one Cynocephalus volans isolate mCynVol1 chromosome X, mCynVol1.pri, whole genome shotgun sequence genomic stretch:
- the LOC134367342 gene encoding large ribosomal subunit protein uL14, producing the protein MSKRGRGGSSGAKFRISLGLPVGAVINCADNTGAKNLYIISVKGIKGRLNRLPAAGVGDMVMATVKKGKPELRKKVHPAVVIRQRKSYRRKDGVFLYFEDNAGVIVNNKGEMKGSAITGPVAKECADLWPRIASNAGSIA; encoded by the coding sequence ATGTCGAAGCGAGGACGTGGTGGGTCCTCCGGTGCGAAATTCCGGATTTCCCTGGGTCTTCCGGTGGGAGCCGTGATCAACTGTGCTGACAACACAGGAGCCAAAAACCTGTATATCATCTCAGTGAAGGGGATCAAGGGACGCCTGAACAGACTTCCCGCTGCTGGTGTGGGTGATATGGTGATGGCCACAGTCAAGAAAGGCAAACCAGAGCTCAGAAAGAAGGTACATCCAGCAGTGGTAATTCGACAACGAAAGTCATACCGAAGAAAAGATGGAgtgtttctttattttgaagataATGCAGGAGTCATAGTAAACAATAAAGGCGAGATGAAAGGTTCTGCCATCACAGGACCAGTTGCAAAGGAGTGTGCCGACTTGTGGCCCAGGATTGCATCTAATGCTGGCAGCATTGCATGA